Proteins from a genomic interval of Streptomyces sp. NBC_01445:
- a CDS encoding family 1 glycosylhydrolase, with the protein MDKSTFLWGAATAPHQIEGNNVNSDWWAREGQMPGMERSGDAVDSYHRYEEDMRLLADAGLTAYRFGVEWARVEPVPGHFSRAALAHYRRMIDTALGHGLTPVITLHHFTNPRWFAEEGGWLGERAVDRFVSCVEQVTGILDDVPYVVTMNEPNMLAMMLTIERQMREHPTDSWQSPTVDNDSRPTLPAPDPEIGAALVKAHHAVRDIVRARTGAAVGWSVANRAFAARAGAEEKRRELEHIWEDLYLEAARGDDFVGVQSYSSQWVGTDGIEPHPPHPDNTLVGAAYRPDALGMAVRHTWDVTGGVPILVTENGIATADDQRRVAYTGEALRHLFAAADDGIDIRGYLHWSALDNYEWGHWEPTFGLIAVDRETFTRTPKPSLAWLGEVARRGRP; encoded by the coding sequence ATGGACAAGTCGACCTTTCTCTGGGGCGCCGCCACTGCCCCGCACCAGATCGAGGGCAACAACGTCAACAGCGACTGGTGGGCCCGCGAGGGCCAGATGCCCGGCATGGAGCGCAGCGGCGACGCCGTCGACAGCTACCACCGCTACGAGGAGGACATGCGCCTGCTCGCGGACGCCGGACTCACCGCCTACCGCTTCGGTGTCGAGTGGGCCCGTGTGGAGCCGGTTCCCGGACACTTCTCCCGCGCCGCCCTCGCCCACTACCGGCGCATGATCGACACCGCACTGGGGCACGGTCTCACGCCCGTGATCACCCTGCACCACTTCACGAATCCGCGCTGGTTCGCCGAGGAGGGCGGCTGGCTCGGGGAGCGGGCAGTCGACCGGTTCGTCTCGTGCGTCGAGCAGGTCACCGGCATCCTCGACGACGTGCCGTACGTCGTCACCATGAACGAGCCCAACATGCTGGCGATGATGCTCACCATCGAGCGACAGATGCGGGAGCACCCCACCGACAGCTGGCAGAGCCCGACCGTGGACAACGACTCACGCCCCACGCTGCCCGCGCCGGACCCGGAGATCGGTGCCGCGCTCGTCAAGGCGCACCACGCCGTCCGCGACATCGTGCGGGCCCGCACCGGCGCGGCGGTCGGCTGGAGTGTGGCCAACCGCGCGTTCGCCGCGCGCGCCGGCGCCGAGGAGAAGCGGCGCGAGCTGGAGCACATCTGGGAGGACCTGTACCTGGAGGCCGCGCGCGGTGACGACTTCGTCGGTGTCCAGTCGTACTCGAGCCAGTGGGTCGGCACGGACGGCATCGAGCCGCACCCGCCGCACCCCGACAACACTTTGGTCGGCGCCGCCTACCGGCCCGACGCGCTCGGCATGGCGGTGCGCCACACCTGGGACGTGACGGGCGGCGTCCCGATCCTCGTCACCGAGAACGGCATCGCGACCGCCGACGACCAGCGCCGCGTCGCCTACACCGGCGAAGCGCTGCGCCACCTCTTCGCGGCGGCCGACGACGGCATCGACATACGCGGCTATCTGCACTGGAGCGCCCTCGACAACTACGAGTGGGGGCACTGGGAGCCGACGTTCGGTCTGATCGCAGTGGACCGGGAGACGTTCACGCGCACCCCGAAGCCGAGCCTCGCATGGCTCGGCGAGGTCGCGCGCCGCGGCCGCCCCTGA
- a CDS encoding TetR/AcrR family transcriptional regulator: MSSSSTGTRRRGQYATTPARRLQIVRAALASFAEHGFERASLRDIAARAGVTHAALLRHFAGKEELLLAALTQREADEEEQAARIIALGTAGPAVLSAVLADEFADPDYQRNWMALAVAATSPDHPAHDFFAKRRERMRTRFRTSSLRTAYDSPEVTADEKVVMVLAMMDGLRIQTLLDPSQDALRLLEIFMRAVIGPEPDESDA; the protein is encoded by the coding sequence ATGAGTTCGTCGAGCACCGGCACCCGCCGCCGGGGGCAGTACGCCACCACGCCGGCCCGGCGGCTGCAGATCGTCCGGGCGGCCCTGGCGAGCTTCGCCGAACACGGCTTCGAGCGGGCCTCGTTGCGCGACATCGCCGCCCGCGCCGGGGTCACGCACGCCGCGCTGCTGCGCCATTTCGCGGGCAAGGAGGAACTGCTCCTCGCCGCCCTCACGCAGCGTGAGGCGGACGAGGAGGAGCAGGCCGCCCGGATCATTGCCTTGGGGACAGCCGGTCCCGCGGTGCTCAGCGCGGTCCTCGCCGACGAGTTTGCCGACCCGGACTACCAGCGCAACTGGATGGCGCTGGCCGTCGCCGCGACCAGCCCCGACCACCCGGCACACGACTTCTTCGCCAAGCGGCGCGAGCGGATGCGCACCCGGTTCCGCACCAGCAGTCTGCGCACGGCGTACGACAGCCCCGAGGTGACCGCGGACGAGAAGGTGGTGATGGTGCTCGCGATGATGGACGGGTTGCGGATTCAGACCCTGCTCGACCCGTCACAGGACGCGCTGCGCCTGCTGGAGATCTTCATGCGGGCGGTGATCGGGCCCGAGCCCGACGAGAGCGACGCCTGA
- a CDS encoding MFS transporter: MQDETPLSGTRTGPATALEPPTPATGPQRVGRGYLFWMVAANFGVSMAYVLPLTYTLTLRIDQLVPGREEVLGYVTGIAQAVYLVASPLLGIWSDRTRSPFGRRQPFLIGGSVLGLLALTAIALAPNLLLIGAGWIVAMLGWATASQAVLTLQADRVPEEQRGKVSGLTAVTGQIGPVVGIGLAAVLPGTLLVFVVPGVLGLALAMTFAVRGAEPGSPTTTRAAEPVSLRRILASYVFNPRKHPDFGWNWLGRFVFFMGLYFNTTFSTFFYSQRLDLPVKEVAGAVATVGMVGIVAAMAGAVGGGFLSDKLGRRRLFTMIGALLFICGAVVEAFVYSFPMLFVGSVLMQLAIAVFSSVDQAIAMAVLPDRAEAGRYMAMVALSQKIPSALAPLLAPVIIALSTTGDIKNYTALYLTGAVFALVGGLLIVTRVRSVR, from the coding sequence GTGCAGGACGAGACACCCCTGTCCGGCACCCGCACCGGCCCGGCCACGGCCCTCGAGCCGCCCACCCCCGCCACCGGCCCGCAACGGGTCGGGCGAGGCTATCTGTTCTGGATGGTCGCCGCCAACTTCGGCGTCTCCATGGCCTACGTCCTCCCCCTGACGTACACCCTGACCCTGCGCATCGATCAGCTCGTGCCGGGCCGGGAGGAGGTGCTCGGTTACGTCACCGGCATCGCCCAGGCCGTCTACCTCGTCGCAAGCCCGCTGCTCGGCATCTGGAGCGACCGAACGCGCAGCCCCTTCGGCCGTCGGCAGCCGTTCCTGATCGGCGGCAGCGTCCTCGGGTTGCTGGCGCTCACCGCCATCGCCCTCGCCCCGAACCTGCTTCTGATCGGGGCCGGTTGGATCGTCGCGATGCTCGGCTGGGCGACCGCCTCTCAGGCGGTCCTCACCCTCCAGGCCGACCGCGTCCCCGAGGAGCAGCGCGGCAAGGTCTCCGGGCTCACCGCGGTCACCGGGCAGATCGGCCCGGTCGTCGGCATCGGCCTCGCCGCGGTCCTGCCGGGCACACTCCTCGTCTTCGTCGTGCCCGGTGTGCTGGGTCTGGCCCTCGCGATGACGTTCGCGGTGCGCGGCGCCGAGCCCGGCTCCCCTACGACCACCAGGGCGGCGGAGCCGGTGTCGCTCAGGAGGATCCTGGCGAGCTACGTCTTCAACCCGCGCAAGCACCCCGACTTCGGCTGGAACTGGCTCGGCCGGTTCGTCTTCTTCATGGGGCTGTACTTCAACACCACCTTCAGCACCTTCTTCTACTCGCAGCGCCTCGACCTTCCGGTGAAGGAGGTCGCGGGGGCGGTCGCCACGGTCGGCATGGTGGGCATCGTCGCCGCCATGGCCGGGGCGGTCGGCGGCGGGTTCCTCTCCGACAAGCTGGGCCGCAGACGGCTGTTCACGATGATCGGCGCGCTGTTGTTCATCTGCGGCGCGGTCGTGGAGGCGTTCGTGTACTCCTTCCCGATGCTGTTCGTCGGCTCGGTACTGATGCAGCTGGCCATCGCCGTCTTCTCCTCGGTCGACCAGGCGATCGCCATGGCGGTCCTGCCGGACCGCGCCGAGGCCGGCCGCTACATGGCGATGGTCGCCCTCTCACAGAAGATCCCCAGCGCCCTCGCCCCACTACTGGCACCGGTCATCATCGCCCTGAGCACGACGGGCGACATCAAGAACTACACCGCGCTCTATCTGACGGGCGCCGTCTTCGCCCTGGTGGGCGGCCTGTTGATCGTGACGCGCGTGCGATCGGTCCGCTGA
- a CDS encoding TetR/AcrR family transcriptional regulator codes for MRRGRMPIGRRERAKKDKRERITAAARELFAEHGVSGVTTQQVADRADVAIGTLYLYASTKAELLILVQNEKFAAAIDEGLTAANAAAENSALDGLFALIRPVVTCVREQIENGRTYLHELVFGDPTELYRREGLALSARLEDGITNQLTRDEHIDAADAATLARVITAIIHISTTASVYLHRSDDAVLSDIRDQIQATLAPRHMTSRPQPARSEGDS; via the coding sequence ATGAGACGCGGTCGCATGCCGATCGGACGTCGGGAGCGAGCCAAGAAGGACAAGCGTGAGCGCATCACGGCCGCCGCCCGGGAGCTGTTCGCCGAACACGGCGTCAGCGGGGTCACGACACAGCAGGTCGCCGACCGCGCCGATGTCGCGATCGGCACCTTGTACCTGTATGCGTCCACGAAGGCTGAGCTGCTGATTCTGGTGCAGAACGAGAAGTTCGCCGCCGCGATAGACGAGGGCCTCACCGCCGCGAATGCCGCCGCAGAGAACAGTGCGCTCGACGGCCTGTTCGCCCTCATCCGCCCTGTGGTGACCTGCGTGCGTGAGCAGATCGAGAACGGCCGCACCTACCTGCACGAGCTTGTCTTCGGCGATCCCACCGAGCTCTACCGGCGCGAGGGCCTCGCCCTCTCGGCCCGCCTCGAGGACGGCATCACAAACCAGCTCACCCGCGATGAGCACATCGACGCCGCCGACGCGGCGACGCTGGCGCGGGTGATCACCGCGATCATCCACATCAGCACCACCGCCAGCGTGTACCTGCACCGCAGCGACGACGCCGTCCTCAGCGACATCCGCGACCAGATCCAAGCCACTCTGGCACCCCGCCACATGACATCCCGCCCCCAACCGGCGAGATCAGAAGGAGATTCGTAA
- a CDS encoding SDR family oxidoreductase, translating to MYADAPVNLSTDGPAVRDAQPRLSWQLPAGRPAQDGYELRAHVNGIALPPAGGTSPRHLFVPWPWHPLTSRDRVSWQVRTRAGDAVAPWSVPHDFEVGLLAPDWTSSRWISPPEAEPGSVHALSGSVVVDEDRPWARARLYATALGVYEVFLNGRRVGDTELAPGSTSYAETLHAQTEDIAAYLRPGPNSLEIVLSDGWYRGKTGAWRRPARWGTQTAARLEVHIDYDDGTWSTFGTGPAWVSRPSAIVRADLMDGQTTDFRPSADPPTSVHLLAVEAPHVDWSPAPPVRRIESIAPVGVTRTPDGACVVDFGQNASGRIRLTDLGPAGTRTVIEHGEHIDTEGDLTTGHLNSSRPGEPPAPFVQRDEVVSDGSTSAAFEPRHTVHGFRYAKVRRDGLDAATLAQAISMQVVHTDLRPTGAFACSDPDLTRLHDAARWSFRSNAVDVPTDCPTRERLGWTGDYQVFVSTAVRLFDVDGFSRKWLRSVRDDQLPDGRIVNSSPDPNHLKMHPDPMVDHITGSAGWGDTIVHVPWVLHETYGDDVVLAENWDAMVRWVEFALDAARTKRHPFRVERSLVPLPHEEFVWDGTFHWGEWCEPKRRAADGTLIDPVASDPMGWFMADKGEVGTAYLYRSVRTIASIAAVLGKDEEARRYGEFARRVREAWRTEFLDAEGRTAAGTQASYARALAFRLVPEHLRDTAAAHLVDLVHAADDHLTTGFLSTADLLPVLADSAHADVAYTVLTQRTSPSWLGMLDRGATTIWEDWDGVDADGRATASLNHYSKGAVVRFLHTHTLGLRQAPGSVAWETFVVSPVPGAGLTWASGSFDGPQGLITVKWSISAGIFRLDVDVPAGSTATLALPDGTHITAGPGSVHAECAHPSPTPTSTRRTCLMPMPDVSAASLSELISLRERRVVVTGGGRGLGKAIATRLAEAGARLLLGDIDAELAKATATELADRQGTDVVGVEMDVTDSDDVREAASLAATRWGGLDAWVNNAGVFPSVSIADLDDATWDQVFAVNARGTLAGTREAARVMSEGGVIVNVCSTAGIRGSAPGLAAYVGSKHAVRGLTRQSALELAPQGIRVLAVAPSCVPTEGNQLAIAAAGVPDLTADDVALMMPSPIGRAGTPDDIARVVFFCVSDLSMFMTGSPLLADGGTTA from the coding sequence ATGTACGCAGATGCTCCGGTGAACCTGAGCACGGACGGGCCCGCCGTCCGCGACGCCCAACCCCGCCTGTCCTGGCAACTGCCCGCGGGCCGGCCGGCGCAGGACGGCTACGAACTCCGGGCGCACGTGAACGGCATCGCCCTGCCCCCGGCCGGCGGCACCTCGCCACGCCACCTGTTCGTGCCGTGGCCGTGGCACCCGCTCACCAGCAGGGACCGGGTCAGCTGGCAGGTGCGTACGCGTGCGGGCGACGCCGTTGCCCCCTGGTCGGTGCCCCACGACTTCGAAGTGGGGCTGCTCGCCCCCGACTGGACGTCGTCCCGCTGGATCTCCCCACCCGAGGCGGAACCCGGTTCCGTGCACGCGCTGAGCGGCTCCGTCGTCGTCGATGAGGATCGGCCGTGGGCCAGGGCGCGGCTGTACGCGACCGCCCTCGGTGTGTACGAGGTGTTCCTCAACGGCCGCCGGGTCGGTGACACCGAACTCGCGCCCGGCTCCACGTCGTACGCCGAGACGCTCCACGCCCAGACCGAGGACATCGCCGCGTACCTGCGGCCGGGGCCCAACTCCCTTGAGATCGTGCTGTCGGACGGCTGGTACCGGGGCAAGACGGGTGCCTGGCGCCGGCCGGCGCGATGGGGCACGCAGACGGCCGCCCGTCTGGAGGTGCACATCGACTACGACGACGGAACGTGGTCGACTTTCGGCACCGGGCCCGCATGGGTGTCACGGCCGAGCGCGATCGTCCGGGCCGATCTGATGGACGGGCAGACCACTGACTTCCGTCCGTCCGCCGATCCCCCAACCTCCGTGCACCTGCTCGCAGTTGAGGCACCCCACGTCGACTGGTCCCCGGCCCCGCCCGTACGCCGGATCGAGAGCATCGCGCCGGTCGGCGTGACACGGACGCCGGACGGCGCCTGCGTCGTGGACTTCGGACAGAACGCCTCGGGCCGCATACGCCTGACGGATCTCGGCCCGGCCGGTACGCGCACTGTCATCGAGCACGGCGAACACATAGACACAGAGGGGGACTTGACGACTGGGCACCTCAACAGTTCCCGTCCGGGCGAACCCCCGGCTCCGTTCGTGCAGCGCGACGAGGTCGTCTCCGACGGATCGACCAGCGCCGCATTCGAACCGCGGCACACCGTCCATGGGTTCCGCTACGCCAAGGTCCGGCGCGACGGACTCGACGCCGCCACTCTCGCGCAGGCGATCTCGATGCAGGTCGTCCACACCGACCTGCGCCCCACCGGCGCCTTCGCCTGCAGCGACCCCGACCTGACGCGCCTGCATGACGCGGCGCGCTGGAGTTTCCGCTCCAACGCCGTCGACGTGCCCACCGACTGCCCCACCCGCGAGCGGCTCGGCTGGACCGGCGACTACCAGGTGTTCGTCTCGACCGCCGTACGCCTCTTCGACGTGGACGGCTTCTCCCGCAAGTGGCTGCGCTCCGTGCGCGACGACCAGCTGCCCGACGGACGGATCGTGAACTCCTCCCCCGACCCGAACCACCTCAAGATGCACCCCGACCCCATGGTCGACCACATCACGGGATCCGCGGGCTGGGGCGACACGATTGTCCACGTGCCGTGGGTACTTCACGAGACGTACGGCGACGACGTGGTCCTCGCGGAGAACTGGGACGCGATGGTGCGCTGGGTGGAGTTCGCGCTCGACGCGGCCCGCACCAAGCGGCACCCGTTCCGTGTCGAGCGCTCCCTAGTGCCGCTTCCGCACGAGGAGTTCGTGTGGGACGGCACGTTCCACTGGGGCGAGTGGTGCGAGCCGAAGCGACGCGCGGCGGACGGCACGCTCATCGATCCGGTCGCGTCCGACCCCATGGGGTGGTTCATGGCCGACAAGGGTGAGGTCGGGACCGCATACCTCTACCGCTCCGTACGCACGATCGCGTCGATCGCCGCGGTGCTCGGCAAGGATGAAGAGGCCCGCCGATACGGCGAGTTCGCACGGCGAGTGCGGGAGGCCTGGCGGACGGAGTTCCTCGACGCCGAGGGCCGCACCGCCGCCGGAACGCAGGCCTCGTACGCACGAGCGCTCGCCTTCCGTCTGGTGCCGGAGCACTTGCGTGACACCGCGGCCGCCCATCTGGTGGACCTGGTCCACGCGGCGGACGACCACCTCACCACAGGGTTCCTGTCCACCGCCGATCTGCTTCCGGTGCTCGCCGACTCAGCGCACGCCGATGTCGCGTACACCGTCCTGACGCAGCGCACCTCGCCGTCCTGGCTGGGCATGCTCGACCGGGGCGCGACCACGATCTGGGAGGACTGGGACGGTGTCGACGCCGACGGTCGTGCCACCGCCTCCCTGAACCACTACAGCAAGGGCGCCGTCGTCCGCTTCCTGCACACCCACACGCTCGGCCTGCGGCAGGCGCCGGGGTCGGTCGCCTGGGAGACGTTCGTCGTGTCGCCCGTGCCGGGAGCCGGACTGACCTGGGCGTCCGGTTCGTTCGACGGCCCGCAGGGTCTGATCACGGTCAAGTGGTCCATCTCCGCGGGCATCTTCCGTCTCGACGTGGACGTGCCCGCCGGGTCGACCGCGACGCTGGCCCTGCCGGACGGCACACACATCACCGCCGGGCCCGGCTCTGTACACGCCGAATGCGCACATCCCAGCCCCACCCCAACCTCGACTCGAAGGACGTGTCTCATGCCCATGCCTGACGTCTCCGCCGCTTCCCTCTCCGAGCTGATCAGCCTGCGCGAGCGCCGCGTCGTCGTCACCGGAGGCGGCCGGGGTCTCGGCAAGGCGATCGCCACCCGGCTCGCCGAGGCCGGCGCCCGCCTGCTCCTAGGCGACATCGACGCCGAACTCGCCAAGGCCACGGCCACCGAACTCGCCGACCGCCAGGGCACCGACGTCGTCGGCGTCGAGATGGACGTCACCGACTCCGACGACGTACGGGAAGCGGCGTCTCTCGCCGCGACGCGCTGGGGCGGGCTCGACGCGTGGGTCAACAACGCGGGCGTCTTCCCGAGTGTGTCGATCGCGGACCTGGACGACGCGACGTGGGACCAGGTCTTCGCGGTCAACGCGCGCGGCACCCTGGCCGGTACCCGCGAGGCCGCCCGGGTCATGAGCGAGGGCGGCGTCATCGTGAACGTGTGCTCCACCGCGGGTATCCGCGGCAGCGCGCCTGGCCTCGCCGCCTACGTCGGTTCCAAGCACGCGGTGCGCGGCCTCACCCGGCAGAGCGCTCTGGAGCTCGCGCCACAGGGCATCCGCGTGCTCGCCGTCGCGCCCAGTTGCGTACCGACCGAGGGCAACCAACTGGCCATCGCGGCAGCCGGCGTCCCGGACCTCACGGCCGATGACGTGGCCCTGATGATGCCCAGCCCGATCGGCCGCGCCGGCACACCCGACGACATCGCCCGTGTCGTCTTCTTCTGCGTCAGCGACCTGTCGATGTTCATGACCGGCAGCCCGCTGCTCGCCGACGGCGGCACGACAGCCTGA
- a CDS encoding family 43 glycosylhydrolase, whose translation MRSAQRVLCNPLDLPYRYQDIRTGDGTRRSVHREAADPSIVLFQGRYYMFVSMSAGFWHSADLVEWEYRPTSKLPALDYAPDVREIDGALYISASRKTDNCPFFRSIDPLADDFTEVTPGTFPFWDPNLFQDDDGDVYLYWGCDNKTPLYGVRLSAAFEQIGEPTPLFLSDVSTHGWEQVGEDYLSTPAHPDQEAALVRLQGKPYIEGAWMTKHDGTYYLQYAAPATQFNTYADGYYTAPSPLGPFTYSLDSPFSSKPGGFITGAGHGSTFQDRHGNWWHTSTMRISVNDDFERRVGIFPAGFDDDGVLFCNQNFADYPMAVPDGPFDPWTPPPWMLLSYKADAVASSSAPGHGPEHSVNEDIRTWWAAGTRARGESLTLDLGESKTVHALQVNLADHQLGDSAPDVPEGADWNRHIWRGIFPTHEPAQTAVEVSEDGRQWTVVCDSRGTDTDAPHAFLLLDTPLRARFVRVTGGRMPFDGVFALSGVRVFGTGDGAAPHAVSARARRIDGRTAAVEWNAAAGATGYNVRYGRDPEKLYHSWLVHERTSLDLRSLNADATYWVAVDAFGEGGITPGETVPVE comes from the coding sequence ATGCGCTCTGCCCAGCGCGTGCTCTGCAATCCCCTCGATCTCCCCTACCGCTACCAGGACATCCGCACGGGCGACGGCACGCGTCGGTCCGTACACCGGGAAGCAGCGGACCCCTCCATCGTTCTGTTCCAGGGCCGCTACTACATGTTCGTCTCGATGTCGGCGGGCTTCTGGCACTCGGCCGACCTCGTGGAGTGGGAGTACCGCCCCACCTCGAAGCTGCCCGCCCTCGACTACGCGCCGGACGTCCGGGAGATCGACGGGGCGCTGTACATCAGCGCGTCGAGGAAGACGGACAACTGCCCCTTCTTCCGCAGCATCGACCCGCTCGCCGACGACTTCACCGAAGTCACGCCCGGCACCTTCCCCTTCTGGGACCCGAACCTCTTCCAGGACGACGACGGCGACGTCTACCTCTACTGGGGGTGCGACAACAAGACGCCCCTCTACGGGGTGCGGCTGTCGGCGGCCTTCGAGCAGATCGGCGAGCCGACGCCCCTGTTCCTGTCCGATGTCTCGACTCACGGCTGGGAGCAGGTCGGTGAGGACTACCTCTCCACTCCGGCCCACCCGGACCAGGAAGCGGCCCTAGTCCGGCTCCAGGGCAAGCCGTATATCGAGGGCGCGTGGATGACCAAGCACGACGGCACCTACTACCTGCAGTACGCGGCGCCCGCCACGCAGTTCAACACCTACGCCGACGGCTACTACACGGCGCCGTCCCCGCTGGGCCCGTTCACGTACTCCCTCGACAGTCCCTTCTCCTCGAAGCCGGGCGGCTTCATCACCGGGGCGGGACACGGCAGCACGTTTCAGGATCGGCACGGCAACTGGTGGCACACGTCGACCATGCGGATCTCGGTGAACGACGACTTCGAGCGGCGCGTCGGGATCTTCCCTGCGGGCTTCGACGACGACGGCGTGCTGTTCTGCAACCAGAACTTCGCCGACTACCCGATGGCCGTTCCGGACGGGCCGTTCGACCCGTGGACGCCGCCGCCCTGGATGCTGCTGTCGTACAAGGCGGATGCCGTCGCCTCGTCCTCGGCGCCCGGCCACGGTCCGGAGCATTCCGTGAACGAGGACATCCGCACCTGGTGGGCGGCCGGGACGCGCGCACGGGGCGAGTCGCTGACCCTCGACCTCGGCGAGAGCAAGACGGTGCACGCGCTCCAGGTCAACCTGGCCGATCACCAGCTGGGCGACAGCGCCCCCGACGTCCCCGAGGGAGCGGACTGGAACCGTCACATCTGGCGCGGCATCTTCCCCACCCATGAGCCTGCGCAGACCGCGGTGGAGGTCTCCGAGGACGGGCGACAGTGGACCGTCGTGTGCGATTCCCGGGGCACGGACACCGATGCCCCGCACGCCTTCCTCCTACTCGACACACCGTTGCGTGCCCGGTTCGTCCGGGTCACCGGCGGTCGCATGCCGTTCGACGGCGTCTTTGCGCTGAGCGGTGTCCGGGTCTTCGGCACGGGCGACGGCGCGGCTCCGCACGCGGTGAGCGCTCGGGCCCGCCGGATCGACGGCCGCACCGCCGCGGTCGAGTGGAACGCCGCCGCCGGGGCCACCGGCTACAACGTCCGTTACGGCCGCGATCCGGAGAAGCTGTACCACAGCTGGCTGGTGCACGAACGGACGTCGCTCGACCTGCGCTCGCTCAACGCCGACGCGACGTACTGGGTGGCGGTGGACGCCTTCGGTGAAGGGGGCATCACGCCCGGGGAGACCGTGCCCGTGGAGTGA
- a CDS encoding TetR/AcrR family transcriptional regulator, whose product MTEPKARGPYAKSAARRAEIVRAARDSFAENGFTKASLRDIAVRAGITHAGLLHHFRSKDELLAAVLAERDEAEWQLGMTNVSGMDELAPYLGTLLRHHQKTPELMRLWIELAAAASRPEHPAHAYFVQRYDKSRESYTQGMRGQADHGALHEGLDPDHAATLLQAVLNGLQLQWLLDQDLDIVGPMLAFMRLVFPEDTQETGAPTAP is encoded by the coding sequence GTGACGGAGCCCAAGGCCCGAGGCCCGTACGCGAAGTCGGCGGCGCGGCGGGCGGAGATCGTCCGGGCGGCGCGCGACAGCTTCGCCGAGAACGGGTTCACGAAGGCGTCGCTCCGGGACATCGCCGTGCGGGCCGGCATCACCCATGCCGGGCTGCTGCACCATTTCCGCAGCAAGGACGAGCTGCTCGCGGCCGTGCTCGCCGAGCGCGACGAGGCGGAGTGGCAGCTCGGCATGACGAACGTCTCGGGCATGGATGAACTTGCGCCCTATCTCGGCACGTTGTTGCGCCATCACCAAAAGACCCCCGAGTTGATGCGCCTATGGATCGAGCTGGCGGCGGCCGCCTCACGCCCGGAGCATCCGGCACACGCCTACTTCGTCCAGCGCTACGACAAGAGCCGCGAGAGCTACACCCAGGGCATGCGGGGCCAGGCCGACCACGGCGCACTGCACGAAGGCCTCGACCCCGATCACGCGGCCACCCTGCTCCAAGCCGTGCTGAACGGCCTACAGTTGCAGTGGCTGCTCGACCAGGACCTGGACATCGTCGGGCCGATGCTGGCCTTCATGCGGCTGGTGTTTCCGGAGGACACGCAGGAGACCGGGGCACCCACCGCTCCCTGA